From one Trifolium pratense cultivar HEN17-A07 linkage group LG1, ARS_RC_1.1, whole genome shotgun sequence genomic stretch:
- the LOC123898943 gene encoding hydroxyethylthiazole kinase, whose amino-acid sequence MESNTEQLKWGKTVWNFFSQVRLQSPLIQCITNFVSMDLMANTLLSAGASPAMVHSIQEIPDFTPRVSALCINVGTLSPSSLPAMITAAKICSQLNIPWVLDPVAVSASSFRFDACVQLVGLKPTVVRGNASEIIALSSSSLEASTAKGTDSTHDSMDAVEAAKLLAQKSGAIVAVSGATDIVTDGNQVVGAHNGVALMQKITATGCSVTALIAAFVAVDKTNALDAAVSALAVFGVAGELGMKMAKGPASLRMHLIDALYGLDEATLQSHVNITRL is encoded by the exons ATGGAATCCAACACAGAGCAGTTGAAATGGGGAAAAACAGTATGGAATTTTTTTTCACAAGTTCGACTTCAATCACCGCTAATTCAATGCATAACTAACTTCGTTTCAATGGATCTAATGGCCAATACTCTCTTATCCGCCGGTGCATCACCAGCAATGGTTCATTCCATCCAAGAAATTCCTGACTTCACGCCACGTGTCAGTGCTCTCTGCATCAACGTTGGTACGCTTTCTCCTTCTTCTCTTCCAGCTATGATTACTGCTGCGAAGATTTGCTCTCAGTTGAATATCCCTTGGGTTCTTGATCCTGTTGCTGTTTCTGCTTCTTCTTTTCGGTTTGATGCTTGTGTTCAACTTGTTGGATTGAAACCTACTGTTGTTAGAGGAAATGCTTCTGAAATTATCGcgctttcttcttcttcccttgAAGCCTCTACTGCCAAG GGCACAGACAGTACTCACGATTCAATGGACGCAGTTGAAGCAGCAAAGTTGTTGGCTCAAAAAAGTGGTGCCATAGTTGCAGTGTCAGGAGCCACTGACATTGTCACAGACGGAAATCAAGTTGTTGGCGCTCACAATGGGGTGGCACTGATGCAAAAAATAACAGCAACTGGGTGTTCAGTCACGGCACTCATTGCTGCCTTTGTTGCAGTTGACAAAACCAATGCTTTAGATGCGGCAGTATCGGCATTAGCTGTATTCGGCGTTGCTGGTGAGTTGGGAATGAAGATGGCTAAAGGTCCTGCATCACTACGAATGCACTTGATAGATGCGCTCTATGGGCTTGATGAAGCTACCTTGCAATCTCATGTTAATATCACTCGTTTGTGA